A window of Dehalococcoidia bacterium contains these coding sequences:
- a CDS encoding carbon storage regulator — MGRLVLRRRTGESLSVGDNIHIEVLSAHGTGREICAIRFKVGEDVTVDVTKEGRHIKFLIEAPESTLILRDELIRRSDATSASKEAFEPHHLAHRP; from the coding sequence ATGGGTAGGTTGGTGTTGAGGAGACGGACCGGCGAAAGTCTGTCCGTTGGCGATAACATTCACATCGAGGTCCTTTCGGCGCACGGAACCGGTCGCGAGATATGCGCAATAAGGTTCAAGGTAGGGGAAGACGTAACGGTCGATGTCACTAAGGAAGGCCGTCACATCAAGTTCCTCATCGAGGCGCCGGAATCGACGCTCATACTGCGCGACGAGCTGATCAGGCGATCAGACGCGACGTCGGCGAGCAAGGAAGCGTTCGAGCCGCACCACTTAGCGCATCGACCGTAG
- the sucC gene encoding ADP-forming succinate--CoA ligase subunit beta yields the protein MKVHEYQAKQMLAGCGVPVPRGEPAATPDEARAVAEKLAVPVVVKAQIHAGGRGKGGGVKLADTPQQAFEAARQVIGMTLVTPQTGPQGRVVKKVLVEEQVRTERELYLSVVIDSAAACPVMIASAAGGMEIEEVAAKSPELIHRVAIDPAFGLMPYQARQLAFAVGLTGDLLRPATQLMAALYDAFAANDCSLAEINPLVVTTDGRLLALDAKMNFDDNALFRHPEIAALRDLDEEDSLEVQAQELGINNYVKLSGNIGCVVNGAGLAMSTMDAIKQVGGDPANFLDIGTVNDVSRVVNAFRLLTADPQVKAILINIFGGMARVDIIAQGVVDAHKTMKIDVPVIVRLAGTNVEEGERILRDVEFPLIRADGLAEAARKAVEAAAATGESAR from the coding sequence ATGAAAGTCCACGAATACCAGGCAAAGCAGATGCTCGCGGGATGCGGCGTGCCCGTGCCCCGCGGCGAGCCCGCGGCCACGCCCGACGAGGCCCGCGCCGTCGCCGAAAAGCTCGCGGTACCCGTCGTCGTCAAGGCGCAGATTCACGCCGGCGGTCGCGGCAAGGGGGGCGGCGTCAAGCTCGCCGACACCCCGCAGCAGGCCTTCGAGGCCGCCCGCCAAGTCATCGGCATGACGCTGGTGACGCCGCAGACGGGGCCGCAGGGCCGCGTCGTCAAGAAGGTGCTGGTCGAGGAGCAGGTGCGGACGGAGCGCGAGCTTTACCTCAGCGTCGTCATCGACAGCGCGGCCGCCTGCCCCGTGATGATCGCCAGCGCGGCGGGCGGCATGGAGATCGAGGAGGTAGCCGCGAAGTCGCCCGAGCTGATCCACCGCGTCGCAATCGACCCCGCGTTCGGCCTGATGCCCTACCAGGCGCGGCAACTCGCCTTCGCCGTCGGCCTCACCGGCGACTTGCTGCGTCCGGCAACGCAGCTCATGGCCGCCCTTTACGACGCCTTCGCCGCCAACGACTGCTCGCTGGCGGAGATCAACCCCCTTGTAGTCACCACCGACGGCCGGCTGCTCGCCCTCGACGCCAAGATGAACTTCGATGACAATGCCCTCTTCCGTCACCCTGAGATCGCCGCCCTGCGCGACCTCGACGAGGAGGACTCGCTGGAGGTGCAGGCGCAGGAGCTGGGCATCAACAACTACGTGAAGCTCTCCGGCAACATCGGCTGCGTGGTGAACGGTGCCGGCCTCGCCATGTCGACGATGGACGCCATCAAGCAGGTCGGCGGCGATCCGGCGAACTTCCTCGATATCGGCACCGTGAACGACGTGTCGCGCGTGGTCAACGCCTTCCGCCTGCTCACGGCCGATCCCCAGGTGAAGGCGATACTGATCAACATCTTCGGCGGCATGGCGCGCGTCGACATCATCGCGCAGGGGGTCGTCGACGCCCACAAGACGATGAAGATCGACGTGCCGGTGATCGTGCGGCTGGCGGGCACGAACGTGGAAGAGGGCGAGCGCATCCTGCGCGACGTCGAATTCCCTCTCATCCGCGCCGATGGACTCGCGGAAGCGGCGCGAAAGGCGGTCGAGGCCGCCGCGGCGACGGGAGAGTCGGCGAGGTAG
- a CDS encoding GNAT family N-acetyltransferase, with product MEQPRPPIDMIAPLLSLPPSGPFVDAARRQGITVRRAKVWEAPAVRRFIEERLVPLWAEEAAVAFAHQPVSCFVAFDGMTIVGFAVYECTYRGLFGPIGVDAAYRGRGIGAALLMRCLEAMREMGYIYAVIGQAGPCEFFEKVCGAIAVPEHWPSYLTEGD from the coding sequence ATGGAGCAGCCGCGCCCCCCCATCGACATGATTGCGCCGCTGCTGTCGCTTCCTCCATCTGGGCCGTTCGTCGACGCGGCGCGGCGTCAGGGAATCACCGTGCGCCGCGCGAAGGTGTGGGAGGCGCCCGCCGTCCGCAGGTTCATCGAGGAGCGGCTGGTGCCGTTGTGGGCGGAGGAAGCGGCCGTCGCCTTCGCGCATCAGCCCGTATCCTGCTTCGTTGCCTTCGATGGCATGACCATCGTCGGCTTTGCCGTGTACGAGTGCACGTATCGCGGCCTGTTCGGCCCGATAGGAGTGGACGCGGCGTACCGCGGGCGCGGGATCGGCGCGGCGCTGCTCATGAGGTGCCTGGAGGCGATGCGGGAGATGGGCTACATCTACGCCGTCATCGGACAGGCGGGGCCGTGCGAGTTCTTCGAGAAGGTCTGCGGCGCGATCGCGGTGCCGGAGCACTGGCCGAGCTACCTGACGGAGGGAGACTGA